A window of Primulina tabacum isolate GXHZ01 chromosome 4, ASM2559414v2, whole genome shotgun sequence contains these coding sequences:
- the LOC142541979 gene encoding uncharacterized protein LOC142541979: MREKQPSSSSPYLDVSLDSDDTERESDIDLEIERSESDQEEMAGQAQRTLRELANPNVIQQSLCIQFSTTDTTFDTTFELKSGLIHLLPTFRGLPGEDPHKHLKEFHIVCTAMKPQGITEKQILLRAFPFSLADKAKDWLYYLPSGTITTWDNMKQQFLEKFFPASRAANIRKDICGIRQLHEENLYEYWERFKQLCASCPQHQIPEQLLVQYFYEGLSLFDRNMIDAASGGALVNKTPQEARALISNMAANAQQFGTRQDNPPRQVNEVSVTPIDQRLDSLTSLLEKLVAGQVQQVKACGVCAMVGHPTDMCPSLQEKPTQQANAIGGFPGQPQRRYDPYSNSYNTGWRDHPNFSYKNQGGQQEYPQQNWNKQHAPAQAPNSGMSLDEIVQSLAENTQKFQQETRASIQNLSTQVGQLVTSIHKLESQNLGNLSSQTVVNPRENVSAITLRNCKELDVQEIGVQASVKQKEENEINVEDKIINQEDAPKGKFSPLFEYKPIPPFPLALNRKCESIKELNDTLCRGEVNIPSLDAIKQIPRCAKILKELCTTKKRHKLKGCKREKVGEHVSAVIQKTIPIKCSDPGMFSIPCTIDDTRLEKAMLDLGASIHVMPNSVYNYLELGPLTETDIVIQLADRSTVYPRGVIEDVLVKVENLVFPADFYVLDMENDDLNSQILLGRPFLKTSKSVIDVNSGTLTMEFDGEIVKFNIYDTMKYRVSESTINTLDIANHLSQENSKIVDKNELEEIIERPVENSNTLFSLSDLQISKIMQKLPPDRPKHVLIKKGRNIQGIGISKKFKENKHLLKFAMKIFKRNKVDKVTIYEPP; the protein is encoded by the coding sequence ATGCGTGAAAAGcaaccatcatcatcatctccttATTTGGACGTATCATTGGACTCCGACGATACAGAAAGAGAATCTGACATTGATCTTGAGATTGAAAGAAGTGAAAGTGACCAAGAAGAAATGGCAGGACAAGCTCAAAGAACACTCAGGGAGTTAGCTAATCCTAATGTTATTCAACAATCATTATGCATTCAATTCTCTACTACTGATACTACTTTTGATACTACTTTTGAATTAAAATCTGGCTTGATTCATTTATTGCCTACTTTTCGTGGTCTTCCAGGTGAAGATCCCCATAAACATCTAAAAGAGTTTCATATTGTTTGCACAGCCATGAAACCGCAAGGGATCACAGAGAAACAAATTTTACTGCGAGCTTTTCCATTCTCTTTAGCTGACAAGGCTAAAGATTGGCTCTATTACTTGCCCTCTGGGACGATAACAACTTGGGACAATatgaaacaacaatttttggagAAGTTTTTCCCAGCTTCACGAGCAGCAAATATTAGAAAAGACATTTGTGGGATTAGACAGCTGCATGAGGAAAATTTGTATGAGTATTGGGAGAGATTCAAGCAGTTGTGTGCCAGTTGTCCACAACACCAGATTCCAGAACAGCTACTAGTTCAATATTTTTATGAGGGACTCTCACTCTTTGATAGGAACATGATTGATGCTGCAAGTGGAGGTGCATTGGTGAACAAAACGCCTCAAGAGGCACGAGCTCTAATCTCCAACATGGCTGCCAATGCACAACAGTTTGGTACTAGGCAAGACAACCCTCCACGACAAGTCAATGAGGTAAGTGTTACTCCTATCGATCAAAGGTTAGATTCTTTGACATCTCTTTTGGAAAAATTGGTTGCAGGACAGGTGCAACAGGTAAAAGCTTGTGGTGTATGTGCTATGGTGGGACATCCTACAGATATGTGTCcgtcactacaagaaaaacccACGCAACAAGCCAATGCGATTGGTGGATTTCCTGGACAGCCCCAGCGTCGATATGACCCATATTCTAATAGCTACAATACAGGATGGAGGGATCACCCAAATTTCAGCTATAAGAATCAAGGAGGCCAACAAGAATATCCACAGCAAAATTGGAACAAACAACACGCACCTGCGCAAGCGCCTAACTCAGGTATGTCATTAGATGAAATTGTCCAATCCTTAGCTGAGAACACTCAAAAATTTCAACAAGAAACAAGGGCTAGCATTCAGAATTTGAGCACTCAAGTGGGACAGTTGGTGACTTCAATTCACAAGTTGGAATCACAAAATTTAGGTAATCTATCTTCTCAGACAGTGGTGAATCCAAGAGAAAATGTGAGTGCAATTACTTTGAGAAATTGTAAAGAATTGGATGTTCAAGAAATTGGGGTACAAGCATCAGTCAAGCAAAAGGAAGAGAATGAGATAAACGTTGAggataaaataatcaatcaagAAGATGCTCCGAAAGGTAAGTTTTCTCCTCTATTTGAGTATAAACCTATTCCCCCATTCCCTCTTGCATTGAACAGGAAATGTGAAAGTATTAAGGAGTTGAATGACACTCTTTGTAGAGGCGAGGTAAATATTCCTtcattagatgctattaaacaaaTACCTCGTTgtgctaaaattttaaaagaattgTGTACTACAAAAAAGAGACATAAGTTGAAGGGGTGTAAAAGAGAAAAGGTAGGAGAACATGTTTCTGCAGTCATTCAAAAAACCATTCCTATCAAATGCAGTGATCCAGGTATGTTTTCTATCCCTTGTACTATTGATGATACTAGACTGGAAAAGGCTATGTTGGATTTAGGTGCTTCTATCCATGTCATGCCTAATTCTGTTTATAACTATTTGGAACTTGGACCTCTGACTGAAACCGACATTGTGATCCAGTTGGCTGATAGGTCCACTGTTTATCCTAGAGGTGTAATTGAAGATGTTCTTGTGAAAGTTGAAAATTTGGTTTTTCCTGCTGACTTTTATGTGCTTGATATGGAAAATGATGATTTAAACAGTCAAATTTTACTAGGAAGACCATTTTTGAAAACTTCAAAGTCTGTCATAGATGTTAATAGTGGTACCCTTACTATGGAATTTGATGGTGAGATTGTTAAGTTTAATATTTATGATACCATGAAATATCGTGTTAGTGAAAGCACTATTAATACTCTTGATATCGCTAATCacttgtcacaagaaaattcaaaaattgttgaTAAGAATGAATTAGAGGAGATTATTGAAAGACCTGTTGAAAATTCTAATACTTTATTTTCTCTCTCTGATCTGCAGATATCTAAAATTATGCAAAAACTTCCTCCAGATCGACCCAAGCATGTACTCATAAAAAAGGGAAGAAATATCCAAGGGATAGGGATTTCCAAGAAATTCAAAGAAAACAAGCATTTGCTGAAATTTGCTATGAAAATATTCAAACGGAATAAAGTGGATAAAGTGACCATATATGAACCACCATGA
- the LOC142541632 gene encoding thioredoxin-like protein CXXS1, translating to MAGQVIESRVVEVESEETWDLLMSQAKNQGCPVVVHFTASWCMPSVAMNQFFEELALCHQDILFLTVDVDEVKDVASKMEIKAMPTFVLMKEGVATQKLIGANPDEIKKRVKELVGHY from the exons ATGGCAGGACAAGTAATAGAGTCAAGAGTTGTCGAAGTTGAATCAGAGGAAACATGGGATTTGCTTATGTCTCAGGCAAAGAATCAAGGCTGTCCT GTTGTAGTTCACTTTACAGCTTCTTGGTGCATGCCTTCGGTAGCCATGAATCAGTTTTTTGAAGAATTGGCTTTGTGCCACCAAGATATCTTGTTTCTCACCGTGGACGTCGACGAAGTCAAG GATGTGGCGTCAAAGATGGAGATCAAGGCAATGCCAACATTTGTACTGATGAAGGAAGGAGTTGCAACGCAAAAACTTATTGGCGCAAATCCagatgaaatcaagaaaagggTCAAAGAATTAGTAGGCCATTATTAG